One window of the Pedobacter ginsengisoli genome contains the following:
- a CDS encoding asparaginase translates to MTKILIIYTGGTIGMVNDPGTGALIPFDFKQIQQNVPELKRLNYDLDVYSFDPILDSSNMTPEIWADIAQLIYNKYEEFDGFVILHGSDTMAFTASALSFMLENLGKPVVLTGSQLPIGEIRTDAKENLITALEIAATKTDGTAMIPEVCIYFDYQLFRGNRSIKYNAEKFEAFRSPNYPILAEAGVTLSFFKNYILPQPGKALKLNLKFNSNIGVLKLYPGISPQAVKAITDSPVDAIILETFGSGNTTTAQWFIDCLQKAINKGKVIVDITQCQRGSVELGMYQTSKKLQQMGVVSGYDMTFEATTTKMMYLMGQGLDRNELVRLIELPLRGELTV, encoded by the coding sequence ATGACCAAGATACTTATTATATACACTGGCGGTACAATAGGGATGGTTAACGACCCTGGAACGGGGGCTTTAATTCCTTTTGATTTTAAGCAAATTCAGCAAAATGTACCTGAATTGAAGCGGTTGAATTACGATCTTGATGTGTATTCTTTTGATCCTATACTCGATTCGTCGAATATGACGCCTGAGATCTGGGCTGATATTGCTCAACTGATCTACAATAAATATGAAGAGTTTGATGGTTTTGTAATTTTGCATGGATCAGATACGATGGCTTTTACGGCTTCGGCCTTAAGTTTTATGCTCGAAAACCTTGGGAAGCCGGTAGTACTTACGGGTTCCCAGCTCCCGATAGGTGAAATTAGAACGGATGCTAAGGAGAATTTAATTACTGCCCTGGAAATAGCCGCTACTAAAACTGATGGGACGGCAATGATTCCGGAAGTATGTATTTATTTTGATTACCAGTTGTTTAGAGGAAACAGGTCAATAAAATACAATGCCGAAAAGTTTGAAGCTTTTAGGTCGCCAAATTACCCTATTCTGGCAGAGGCGGGGGTAACACTTTCTTTTTTTAAGAATTATATTTTGCCTCAGCCAGGGAAGGCGTTAAAGCTGAATTTGAAATTTAACTCTAATATTGGCGTGTTAAAATTATATCCGGGGATTTCGCCTCAGGCCGTTAAGGCCATAACAGACTCACCAGTAGACGCTATTATCTTAGAAACCTTTGGCTCTGGAAATACAACTACGGCGCAATGGTTTATTGATTGTTTGCAAAAGGCAATTAATAAAGGTAAGGTGATAGTAGATATTACTCAGTGCCAACGTGGCTCAGTAGAGCTTGGGATGTATCAGACCAGTAAAAAGCTTCAGCAAATGGGTGTGGTTAGCGGGTATGATATGACATTTGAAGCCACAACTACTAAAATGATGTATTTGATGGGACAGGGGTTAGATAGAAATGAACTGGTGCGTTTAATAGAACTGCCTCTAAGAGGCGAATTAACTGTTTAA
- a CDS encoding nucleoside-diphosphate kinase has translation MTTNRTFTMIKPDAVANGHIGAIINDITAAGFKIIALKYTQLTPETAGKFYEVHKERPFYADLVSFMSSGPIIAAILEKDNAIEDFRTLIGATNPAEAAEGTIRRKYAKSIDANAVHGSDSNENAAIEGDFFFTAAERF, from the coding sequence ATGACAACGAACAGAACTTTTACCATGATTAAGCCTGATGCTGTTGCAAATGGGCATATTGGTGCAATTATTAATGATATAACTGCAGCTGGCTTTAAAATCATCGCATTAAAATACACTCAATTAACGCCTGAAACTGCTGGTAAATTTTACGAAGTACATAAAGAACGTCCTTTTTACGCTGATTTAGTAAGCTTTATGTCTTCAGGACCTATCATTGCTGCTATTTTAGAAAAAGATAATGCAATTGAAGATTTCAGGACTCTTATTGGTGCTACCAACCCTGCAGAAGCAGCTGAAGGTACTATCCGCAGAAAGTATGCAAAATCTATCGATGCAAATGCTGTTCACGGTTCAGACTCAAACGAAAACGCTGCTATTGAAGGCGATTTCTTCTTTACCGCTGCTGAGCGTTTCTAG
- a CDS encoding DHH family phosphoesterase: MLSISEIKSLLATPQKIVITTHHKPDGDAMGSSLGLYAYLIQLGHHVKVITPTDYPYFLHWLPNNSDVIIYTEQPEQSAALVAEAAMIFCLDFNSLVRINELGELVRASGAYKLMIDHHLEPEDFDDYRHWSINACAAAQLVYDFIVNELGDGAKMNKDIAACLYTGIMTDSGNFRFPSATSEVYRIAADLIDLGAEHWRIHQLVYDNATENRLRFLGHCISNKLEILREFNTAIISVTKEELKQYNIVTGDTEGIVNYALSVNGIRLAAFIIERTDKVKLSLRSTGDFPANEICKKYFNGGGHRNAAGGFSDKNLEDTIEQFKSVLIEYKTQLLQ, encoded by the coding sequence ATGTTATCTATTTCAGAAATAAAATCATTGCTGGCTACGCCGCAAAAAATAGTGATCACTACTCATCATAAACCTGATGGGGATGCAATGGGCTCTTCTTTGGGCTTATATGCTTATTTGATTCAATTGGGGCATCATGTTAAGGTGATAACACCAACAGATTATCCGTATTTTTTGCATTGGCTGCCTAATAATTCTGATGTAATTATTTATACAGAACAACCTGAGCAATCGGCTGCATTGGTTGCCGAGGCTGCAATGATCTTTTGTCTTGACTTTAATAGCCTTGTTAGAATTAACGAACTTGGCGAGTTGGTAAGGGCATCTGGAGCTTATAAATTAATGATCGACCATCATCTGGAGCCTGAAGATTTTGATGATTATCGCCACTGGAGTATTAATGCCTGTGCTGCGGCTCAGTTAGTTTATGATTTTATTGTAAATGAACTTGGCGATGGAGCAAAAATGAATAAAGATATTGCTGCCTGTCTTTATACAGGTATAATGACTGATTCGGGTAATTTCAGGTTTCCATCAGCTACTTCAGAAGTATACCGCATTGCGGCCGATCTGATTGATCTTGGTGCAGAGCACTGGAGGATTCATCAGTTGGTATATGATAATGCTACTGAAAACAGGTTGAGATTTTTAGGACATTGCATAAGTAACAAGTTAGAGATACTAAGGGAGTTTAATACGGCAATTATTTCTGTTACTAAAGAAGAATTAAAGCAGTATAATATAGTTACAGGTGATACGGAGGGGATAGTAAATTATGCTTTATCTGTAAATGGAATAAGGCTTGCTGCATTTATTATTGAAAGAACTGATAAAGTTAAATTATCTTTGCGCTCTACCGGCGATTTCCCTGCTAATGAGATTTGTAAGAAATACTTTAATGGAGGAGGGCACAGGAATGCGGCAGGAGGATTTTCGGATAAGAATTTAGAGGATACGATTGAGCAATTTAAATCGGTATTGATAGAATATAAAACACAATTATTACAATAA
- a CDS encoding FKBP-type peptidyl-prolyl cis-trans isomerase, with amino-acid sequence MKKGIVILFAATLGLAACNNYKKGPGGLMYQIHKSGGNEKIKEGDIVKINFIQKTEKDSTIVSTFDLGQPQVFPVGKKAYDGDMNDVLYLFGEGDSATFKLNLDTMAKHSGQPKPPANAKDTYMVFTVKIEKVLKKAAGEADTTFQKKAQEFFQKDYQATIAKLKDSEAGKIKKFVEDNNLKTQTTASGLQYVINTPGSAQKPVAGDTIMLNYTGKLLPKKANGKDNIFDTSIESVAKEAGKYNAMAKYAPRPFTIGAAIPGFDEAYQLIGKGGKITVIIPSALGYGEGGQPQAGISPFSPLCFEIEVVDIKKPTAGATIAPITPTAPVK; translated from the coding sequence ATGAAGAAAGGTATAGTAATTCTTTTCGCAGCAACACTTGGGTTAGCTGCTTGTAACAACTACAAAAAAGGACCGGGAGGTTTGATGTATCAGATACACAAATCGGGAGGAAACGAAAAAATTAAAGAAGGTGATATCGTTAAGATTAACTTTATCCAAAAAACTGAAAAAGATTCAACAATTGTAAGCACGTTTGATTTAGGTCAGCCACAAGTATTTCCTGTTGGGAAAAAAGCTTATGATGGCGATATGAACGATGTACTTTACTTATTTGGCGAAGGTGATAGTGCAACATTTAAGTTAAACCTTGATACTATGGCTAAGCACTCTGGCCAGCCAAAACCACCAGCAAACGCAAAAGATACCTATATGGTGTTTACTGTTAAAATTGAAAAAGTATTGAAAAAAGCTGCTGGCGAAGCAGATACAACTTTCCAGAAAAAAGCTCAGGAGTTTTTCCAAAAAGATTACCAGGCTACTATTGCTAAATTAAAAGATTCTGAAGCTGGAAAAATCAAGAAATTTGTTGAAGACAATAACCTTAAAACCCAAACTACTGCATCTGGTTTACAGTATGTAATTAATACTCCAGGTAGTGCACAAAAGCCAGTTGCGGGTGATACAATTATGTTGAACTATACCGGTAAATTGCTTCCTAAAAAAGCTAACGGTAAAGACAATATTTTTGATACTTCAATAGAATCTGTTGCTAAAGAAGCAGGAAAATATAATGCTATGGCAAAATATGCTCCACGTCCGTTTACTATCGGTGCAGCAATCCCTGGATTTGATGAGGCTTATCAATTAATCGGTAAAGGTGGAAAAATCACTGTAATCATTCCTTCGGCATTAGGTTACGGAGAAGGTGGTCAGCCACAAGCTGGAATCAGTCCTTTCTCTCCTCTTTGCTTTGAAATTGAGGTTGTAGATATTAAAAAACCAACAGCTGGTGCAACTATTGCTCCAATTACCCCAACAGCTCCAGTAAAATAA
- a CDS encoding TatD family hydrolase, giving the protein MLLTDTHTHLYYETDEEKQTLLMQRCFDNNVERLFLPNVDIASIASIDAMLKKYPKNCFAMAGLHPCEVKEGYELVLDEICESIVDREIYAIGEIGIDLYWDKATLEIQKTAFIEQINWAKDLDLPIVIHCREAFDEVFEVLEQEKDEKLRGIFHCFTGNLEQARQAINLGFYLGIGGVVTYKKAGLDEVLKEIPLANIVLETDSPYLAPVPFRGKPNESSYLVHIAEKVAEIYNTSIEEVALVTTANSRSIFKI; this is encoded by the coding sequence ATGCTTTTAACAGATACCCACACACACCTGTATTACGAAACGGACGAGGAAAAACAAACATTGCTGATGCAGCGTTGCTTTGATAATAATGTAGAGCGACTGTTTTTGCCTAATGTTGATATTGCATCCATCGCCAGCATAGATGCGATGCTGAAGAAATACCCTAAAAATTGTTTTGCTATGGCAGGCCTTCATCCTTGCGAGGTTAAGGAGGGCTATGAGCTGGTACTGGATGAGATTTGCGAGAGTATTGTAGATAGGGAAATTTATGCTATTGGAGAGATAGGTATTGATTTGTACTGGGACAAGGCGACTTTGGAAATTCAGAAAACAGCTTTTATAGAACAGATTAACTGGGCTAAAGATCTTGATTTGCCTATTGTGATTCACTGTAGAGAAGCCTTTGATGAGGTTTTTGAGGTTTTGGAACAGGAGAAGGACGAAAAGCTGAGAGGGATTTTTCACTGTTTTACAGGTAACCTTGAACAAGCCAGACAAGCCATAAACCTTGGGTTTTATTTAGGCATTGGTGGTGTGGTTACTTATAAAAAAGCCGGATTGGATGAGGTATTAAAAGAAATCCCTTTGGCAAATATTGTTTTGGAAACAGATTCTCCTTATCTGGCACCGGTTCCTTTTAGGGGAAAGCCTAATGAAAGCAGTTACCTTGTTCATATTGCAGAGAAAGTAGCTGAGATATACAATACAAGTATAGAAGAGGTTGCTTTAGTTACAACAGCAAATTCCAGGAGTATTTTTAAAATTTAA